GCAAAGACCAATTGTCTAGGGGTAAATGTTTTTGGAAATCCTCATCCATCTTCCAAGAAGCTGTCCTTTGACTATAAATTCCAACAACTTTTCTTCTCAAATTCTTTCGCAAGTTATTAGATAAAAGTGTGAAAACTTTGTAATCGTCATGCAACCCATCATACCCGAACCCATATGTTACAACACCAGAATATTCCTCGAAGTCAAATCCCCAATGGGGTAGCCTCCTGTATTTCCTGATCGATGGATTCCACAAAAATAAACACATGTCATCTGTAGAATTGAAGAAAGTCCAGCCCCGGGTCTCCCTGATAGCAATGCAAACCAACCCGTTACACGAGCCCACAATTTCAATTGATTTTTGTGCTGGATGTTGAATATTTGTAGCTTCAGTCACGGATGATGCAAAGATTGGATCAGTTATCATGTTAGTTGCCTCAGCCGTTGGTGAATACAACACAGAGTAAAGACTACATTCTGTGAGGCAATCATAGACTGGGGGACAGGAAATAGAGAAAATTAGCTTCCGTTGAGCAGTATCACAGGCGTTGGATGATGTTTTACGATAGTTTTTGATGAATTCCGGGCTTGAGATTAAAGATTTCCAAGCTTTCGACACGCACATGAGTGTCAAAAGGGACTGGATTGGGAGCCGTAGGAGGATATCAAAGACGAGTTCGACAGGGAGTTGATCACAGAAAACCTTGGGAGCGTTGCTTTCCATTATTGGAGGAACTTAAAGTTGGCCGCAACCACAAAAAATATACTTTCAATAATAACACAAAAGCCTCAAAATATTAGAAAAGGTAACAACAGAGGGTGACAGACTGGGGAAGAAGATACAGCGTCAAGGATCGAATAAATTAAGGAGCTAAAACCGAATTCTGATGAAAATTTGGAAACAAGACTGGATCCAGAAAGCCCTATTTGTTTCCTAAACTAATTTAACAACGAAACAAATTATACTAGGGTACGTTTTATCCCGCTTAACTCATTTTTATAGCATCTTACCCCTTTCCTATAAAGTAACTAataccttcctttttttttgggcaaaagaTCAGTTTTTATTTCTATTGCCGATAAATTCAATAGCAAAAgaatcaataaaatttttttggtagaaaaagGGGTTTGAATGGATTTAATTTCGATCATCACCACAGGTCAAGACATACCCCAAATTATGGTAACTTATAGGAATTCTTACAAATAAGCCACAAATACCGTTCTCATATTAcacaaaaaaagggaaaaaaaaaccgTTTTTTTAAAGAAGTGATTCATCCTTATTAACTGAATGCACTTATATTGACAAAGAATAGGTAGGTTTCGCTAAGAAAAGGCTCCTTGTACATCCACAACTTGGTTAAAGTTTAAAGCATGATTTTTAAAaagaataaatcttatatacattgacgatatatatattattacgaTTAGATATAC
This Coffea arabica cultivar ET-39 chromosome 3e, Coffea Arabica ET-39 HiFi, whole genome shotgun sequence DNA region includes the following protein-coding sequences:
- the LOC113737970 gene encoding F-box/kelch-repeat protein At3g23880-like, whose protein sequence is MESNAPKVFCDQLPVELVFDILLRLPIQSLLTLMCVSKAWKSLISSPEFIKNYRKTSSNACDTAQRKLIFSISCPPVYDCLTECSLYSVLYSPTAEATNMITDPIFASSVTEATNIQHPAQKSIEIVGSCNGLVCIAIRETRGWTFFNSTDDMCLFLWNPSIRKYRRLPHWGFDFEEYSGVVTYGFGYDGLHDDYKVFTLLSNNLRKNLRRKVVGIYSQRTASWKMDEDFQKHLPLDNWSLQDTRGGHFVNGKLYWAAISNGYGDDRPANKIVSFDLVDETYGDIQLPENHMEKVSFWGWNIGVLGEGCLGLLWLHDDLKHLEVDIWILTECGIRQSWTKMFLIRYPEDPGRGFRFDIRFQPVFLLNGSELLLKLGSRLVLYNPEDGSYKDLDINYNFPDVEGDLRVDMYDESLVLLDGHDG